One segment of Verrucomicrobiia bacterium DNA contains the following:
- a CDS encoding DUF488 family protein → MEEHIPKEIVAEGCLLCSEDKPHHCHRRLVAEYLRQRWGDLDILHLG, encoded by the coding sequence ATTGAGGAGCATATCCCCAAGGAAATAGTCGCCGAGGGTTGTTTGCTCTGTAGCGAAGACAAACCTCATCATTGCCACCGTCGTTTGGTAGCGGAATATCTGAGGCAACGTTGGGGAGACCTGGACATTTTGCATTTGGGATGA
- a CDS encoding DUF3631 domain-containing protein, with product MSIENSECKAGQTNEKPKEIASLGRIQTEGTRGPLSPTLSPLEREREKPQQLTVVARVADSSDEAKAPEHPVSGPSGEAGGKNGWNGGNGGNGNGGFVKGRGPRRVEMPVVEPWHEPVNGAELLDRLVAELARFVVFPRWAAETVALWILHTFAFRLRDVTAYLGIESPEKECGKSTLLMLLSYFVDRPAVSSNISSSAFYHVIEEMDPTLLLDEGDTTLRGRDELTGIFNGGYTKHTAYVWRISYDPLPEDGEAGAGKEGSEGMSQAGHVTRYSTWCPKAIATIGNLDPTLASRCIVIRMHRKTENEECARLKLLEATELKRKCARFVADHAEEIAKAEPQIPKGLTNRAADIWEPLLALADAAGGRWPEMAREAAKGLTARAQGHSPAGSLLLDIFFVFILGHKERVFSRDVVTALTACDERPWAELRKGKPITEAWLARQLRPYGITPRTMRIGTEVAKGYVQEEMMETFRRYIPKAELERVKVELAEQSAAIEERQRVDGKVQGAEGTGISMPMAASNLTR from the coding sequence ATGAGTATCGAGAATTCGGAATGCAAAGCAGGTCAAACCAATGAAAAGCCGAAGGAGATTGCGTCATTGGGAAGAATACAGACAGAGGGAACAAGGGGACCCCTCTCCCCGACCCTCTCCCCTTTGGAAAGGGAGAGGGAGAAACCTCAGCAGCTTACGGTTGTAGCGCGCGTTGCAGACTCCTCTGACGAGGCAAAGGCGCCGGAGCACCCGGTTAGCGGGCCATCCGGGGAAGCTGGAGGCAAGAACGGATGGAATGGCGGCAATGGTGGGAATGGGAACGGCGGGTTTGTTAAAGGGCGGGGGCCGCGCCGGGTGGAGATGCCGGTGGTAGAGCCGTGGCACGAGCCGGTGAACGGTGCGGAATTGCTGGACCGATTAGTGGCGGAATTGGCGCGTTTCGTGGTATTTCCGAGGTGGGCGGCAGAAACGGTAGCTTTGTGGATATTGCACACCTTTGCGTTCCGTCTGCGGGATGTGACGGCGTATCTTGGGATAGAGTCGCCGGAGAAGGAATGCGGGAAATCGACGTTATTGATGTTGCTGAGCTATTTTGTGGACCGTCCGGCGGTGTCCTCGAACATCAGTTCATCAGCGTTTTACCATGTAATCGAGGAGATGGACCCGACGTTGCTGCTGGACGAGGGGGACACGACGCTGAGGGGCCGCGACGAGCTGACGGGGATATTCAACGGGGGCTACACGAAGCACACGGCTTATGTATGGCGGATATCGTATGACCCGCTGCCGGAAGATGGGGAGGCGGGAGCGGGGAAAGAGGGAAGCGAAGGGATGAGCCAGGCGGGGCATGTAACGCGGTATTCGACATGGTGCCCGAAGGCAATTGCGACGATTGGGAATTTGGACCCGACATTGGCGAGCCGTTGCATTGTGATCCGGATGCATCGCAAGACGGAGAACGAGGAATGCGCGCGGTTAAAGTTGCTGGAGGCGACGGAACTGAAGCGGAAGTGCGCGCGGTTTGTGGCGGACCACGCGGAAGAGATAGCGAAGGCGGAGCCACAGATACCAAAGGGGCTGACGAACCGGGCGGCGGACATCTGGGAACCGCTGCTGGCGCTGGCGGATGCGGCTGGCGGGCGGTGGCCGGAGATGGCGCGAGAAGCGGCGAAAGGGTTGACTGCCCGGGCACAGGGGCACAGTCCGGCGGGGTCGTTGCTGTTGGACATCTTCTTTGTTTTTATTCTGGGGCACAAGGAACGGGTATTCAGCCGGGACGTGGTGACGGCGTTGACGGCTTGCGACGAGCGGCCCTGGGCGGAGCTGAGGAAGGGCAAGCCGATAACTGAGGCGTGGCTGGCGCGACAGTTGCGTCCGTATGGCATCACACCGCGAACGATGCGGATTGGGACGGAGGTGGCAAAGGGTTATGTGCAGGAGGAGATGATGGAGACCTTTCGGCGGTATATACCGAAAGCGGAGCTGGAACGGGTGAAGGTCGAGCTGGCCGAGCAGTCGGCAGCGATAGAGGAGAGACAGAGGGTGGATGGGAAGGTTCAAGGCGCGGAGGGGACGGGTATATCCATGCCGATGGCCGCCTCGAACCTCACGCGGTAG